One stretch of Francisella sp. LA112445 DNA includes these proteins:
- a CDS encoding ArgR family transcriptional regulator, with product MDKSDIYNDLRQLILSKEFSSQNEICDTLEHLGYSASQSKVNRMLKKLGAIKIKNEKSTLVYKIPNEPAPPIMTDNISSLVINVSANEAVVVIDTAPGAAQLVARTLDYNKNSFGIIGIVAGDDTVFVAPSTIKNIDKLKINIEKFLFSKS from the coding sequence ATGGACAAGTCAGATATTTATAACGATTTAAGACAACTCATTCTTAGCAAAGAATTCTCTTCACAGAACGAAATATGTGACACTTTAGAACACTTAGGCTATAGTGCTAGCCAATCTAAAGTTAACAGAATGCTAAAAAAACTAGGTGCTATTAAAATAAAAAATGAGAAAAGCACTCTAGTTTATAAAATACCTAACGAGCCAGCTCCACCAATAATGACTGATAATATTTCATCTTTAGTCATTAATGTTAGTGCCAATGAAGCGGTAGTTGTTATTGATACAGCACCAGGTGCAGCACAGTTAGTAGCAAGAACGTTAGATTATAATAAAAACAGTTTTGGGATAATTGGTATAGTAGCCGGAGATGATACTGTTTTCGTTGCTCCTTCAACAATAAAAAATATCGATAAATTAAAAATCAATATAGAGAAGTTTTTATTCTCTAAGTCTTAA
- the argH gene encoding argininosuccinate lyase has product MNKKLWQTETDKLLPIVEKYTVGQDYILDQKLLKYDIQASLAHAKMLLKMNIISKDELSLLTKGLNEIKELVAKGQFQITQDQEDGHTAIEQYLCKNYGDVGKKIHTGRSRNDQSLAMLRLFMKDKLQQLEETIHENIHTLRTKASKYINTPMPGYTHMQKAMPTTVAVWLGSFADALADALLLISTTSKIINQNPLGSASGFGISNFKHDKGYTTELLNFSRTQENPIYCAFSRGYFEKLVLQTLSNPMSIYSRFANDMMLFTMSEFNYFSLDNSYTTGSSIMPQKRNYDLFEIMRGNAKLYQGYLQQITSIIDSVPSGYNRDYQLTKAPFCQAIELIEDTVLLFDSTIKNLKIHNNELNQAMTSDLYATEEVYKLVQQGLTFRDAYIAIKEKLNK; this is encoded by the coding sequence ATGAATAAAAAACTTTGGCAAACTGAAACAGATAAACTCCTACCTATAGTGGAAAAATATACTGTAGGTCAAGACTATATACTTGATCAAAAATTACTTAAATATGATATTCAAGCTAGCTTAGCTCATGCCAAAATGTTACTAAAGATGAATATCATTAGCAAAGATGAACTTTCACTACTAACAAAAGGGCTAAATGAGATAAAAGAGCTTGTAGCTAAAGGTCAGTTTCAAATAACTCAAGATCAAGAAGATGGACATACTGCAATTGAGCAATATCTCTGCAAAAACTATGGTGATGTTGGTAAAAAAATACATACCGGTAGAAGCAGAAATGATCAATCTCTAGCAATGTTGCGCCTTTTTATGAAAGATAAGCTGCAGCAATTAGAAGAAACCATACATGAAAATATCCATACTTTACGAACTAAAGCTAGTAAATATATAAACACTCCTATGCCTGGCTATACACATATGCAAAAGGCCATGCCCACTACAGTTGCTGTATGGCTAGGATCTTTTGCTGATGCATTAGCTGATGCCTTACTTTTGATATCTACTACAAGCAAAATTATCAATCAAAATCCACTAGGATCAGCTTCTGGATTCGGTATTAGTAACTTTAAACATGATAAAGGTTACACAACTGAGCTACTAAACTTTAGTAGAACTCAAGAAAATCCTATATATTGTGCTTTTTCTCGAGGATATTTTGAAAAGCTAGTTTTACAAACTCTATCAAATCCTATGAGTATTTACTCAAGGTTTGCTAATGATATGATGCTTTTTACAATGTCTGAATTTAATTACTTTAGTTTAGATAACTCATATACTACTGGCTCATCTATTATGCCACAAAAGCGTAATTATGACTTATTTGAGATTATGAGAGGTAATGCAAAACTATATCAAGGCTATTTACAACAGATTACTTCTATAATTGATAGTGTTCCTAGTGGTTATAACCGCGACTATCAACTGACAAAAGCTCCTTTCTGCCAAGCTATAGAACTAATAGAAGATACTGTTTTATTATTTGATTCAACTATAAAAAATCTAAAAATTCATAATAATGAGTTAAACCAAGCGATGACCTCTGATCTATATGCTACTGAAGAAGTTTATAAACTTGTCCAGCAAGGATTAACTTTCCGTGATGCTTATATAGCTATCAAAGAAAAACTTAATAAATAA
- a CDS encoding argininosuccinate synthase, which yields MSEKYQKVASHEAKKGDFKRCLLLYSGGLDTSVMLKWIQEEYDVEVVVLTIDIGQVADNLEQIKQKAIDLGAIDAVVYDAKTRFADEVISKAIKANADYQGGYALSTPLGRVIISEIAIEVAKKYNCQVVAHGCTGKGNDQVRFESYLTTLDENIKTIAPVREWGMGREQELEYAEKHNIPVKQQKSKPYSYDENMWGNTAEGGEIEHSNLIAPKEAILQWCKTPENAHDKPQNITLEFVEGIPVKLDDESMPLAKLIMKCNKIGGEHGVGVFNLIEDRLIGLKVRGIYENPGASIIIAAHKKLEQLVSTRQENELKTFMDNKWAYLAYAAEWYNPVMNNILAFIEEQNKKVTGKVTVSLYKGNIEVVAVESHLSMLKPELATFEAGGDLFNHNASAGFIELHSLAQRTAYSIMKNKK from the coding sequence ATGTCTGAAAAATATCAAAAAGTTGCAAGTCATGAAGCAAAGAAAGGAGACTTCAAACGTTGCCTTTTGCTTTATTCTGGTGGCTTAGATACATCTGTAATGCTTAAATGGATTCAAGAAGAATACGATGTTGAAGTTGTTGTCTTAACTATAGATATTGGTCAAGTTGCAGACAATCTAGAACAAATAAAGCAAAAAGCTATCGATTTAGGAGCTATAGATGCAGTAGTGTATGATGCCAAAACTCGTTTTGCAGATGAAGTTATAAGCAAAGCTATCAAAGCAAATGCTGATTACCAAGGAGGCTATGCTCTTTCTACACCTTTAGGTAGAGTTATTATCTCAGAGATAGCTATTGAGGTTGCTAAAAAATATAACTGCCAAGTTGTCGCTCATGGTTGTACAGGCAAAGGTAATGACCAAGTTCGTTTTGAAAGCTATCTAACTACATTAGATGAGAATATAAAAACAATCGCTCCAGTAAGAGAATGGGGAATGGGAAGAGAACAAGAGCTAGAATATGCAGAGAAACATAATATCCCAGTTAAGCAACAGAAAAGTAAACCCTACTCTTACGATGAGAATATGTGGGGCAATACTGCAGAAGGTGGTGAAATAGAACACTCCAACCTAATAGCTCCTAAAGAAGCTATCTTACAATGGTGCAAAACTCCTGAAAACGCTCATGATAAGCCACAAAACATTACCCTAGAATTTGTCGAAGGTATACCTGTAAAACTAGATGATGAATCAATGCCTTTAGCTAAGCTAATAATGAAATGTAATAAAATAGGTGGCGAGCATGGTGTTGGAGTGTTTAATCTTATTGAAGATAGATTGATCGGTCTAAAGGTTAGAGGTATCTATGAAAACCCAGGTGCTAGCATTATAATAGCTGCACACAAAAAGCTGGAGCAACTTGTCTCTACCCGTCAAGAAAATGAGCTAAAAACATTTATGGATAATAAATGGGCTTACCTTGCTTATGCTGCTGAATGGTACAATCCCGTTATGAATAACATCCTTGCATTTATCGAAGAGCAAAATAAAAAAGTAACAGGAAAAGTGACTGTATCTTTATATAAAGGTAATATAGAGGTAGTAGCTGTAGAATCTCACTTATCAATGCTTAAACCTGAATTAGCAACTTTTGAGGCTGGAGGAGATTTATTTAACCATAATGCTTCAGCTGGATTTATAGAATTACATAGCTTAGCTCAGCGTACAGCTTATTCAATAATGAAAAATAAGAAATAA